The genomic stretch AGAAATGCTTTATAAATCTGCCATAAAATTCTTCTTAGGCTAATTTGGTTACGCTTCATCgaacttttaataaaaaggaCGGTTTCAGTGGATTGCGCGTGGCCTCTCGTCATCCATGAGGTAATCCCTGCTCCCACATCTCTGAGACCAAATATTTAATGAGCATGTTGACCGTCAGTCAGTCACGAGGCCGCCTTCAGATCACGAAGCTCCGAACATCTCTTTCTCGGACGTTCCTCGTGAATCTCCAAGGATTTTAACCTCACCAAATATTCTTAGGCCTGGAAACTTTATTTCTCAGAAATTGTTCcgattatataaatttgtatcattaattTTCTGTGTATTCAgagtgataaaaatagaatattctaCAAGCATTTAATTGGGTATcatgttaatattttgtgtacgtACCTGGTTGTCCTCTGTGTAAAGTAAATAGTCTAACAAACTGCAGGATATCAAAGGTCAAAAGAAAATCTATTAAAAGTACTGAACTTAGGATTCATGTAAAAAATCCGTGAACGAAAAACCCAATTACCATGGCATATTTTAGTTCTTGTTTGCGGTAATCTAAATCTTTGATAACTCAATCAGATAATTATGATTTTAACCGACCAAATGCTAGAACATAATACAATTAACGTAGGATAATAgtgtttaacttttatttaaaacttaattacatGTCTAGTTGGAAGAACATTGATGGTGAAAGTTTGGAATACCATTACACATAATGGAGGCAAGTGTATTAAACATAGCAAAACTAATGAGAGGTTGGAATTTAACAATAATCATGACTCAATGGAAATATTGGTTTCCACAAAGACTTTCCTTCGGCTTAAGTGGCTTAATTGGCAGTGTTTGGAACGACTTCATCAAGCTATTCTTAGTCTTAAACACGAATATTCGTATTTAAACCTATAGATACTTAATTAACATGCTACGCCCAAAACTGCTCATAAATTTCAAAGAATCGTTcaaattacaaatgttaaaatcgGCACACCTAAGATTCGAGCTCAAAAACTGAACAAGTTGGATAATCCCTCAAATTTTAATGACTGTAATTGCTTCAGAAGGGATGCAAAGAAATTACGAAAGAGATTAATATGTCAGTATGTTGGATGCATGATAAGAAAACATCAGTATTGTTATCTGTTGTATTCTATTAAATTGAAGCATCACTTTCCACTCGATGACTGACAGATTGCCTCTTCGGTCTCGTCATGAATGTCGTCATTATGTCTGCATTGTTAGTCGATTACGTGTCTACGACGGTCAACTGGTAAAGATCCTTCACCTTGTGACATCACTGGTGATCTCACGATCCTACAAGACTTctagaacaaaacaaaattacccATTTGCTCATCAGGGTCAAGGCTGACCTTGAAAAGTAGACGACGCTTCTTCTTGACCTTGTATGTACGTGGATGAGAGGtgatgaaatcaataaaaaaactaattgaccatgaaaataaatactatgttctttgttaattataaagatacaatcattgtattgtatttttcgTGTGGATAATTGCTTAAATGGGGTTTTCGTGATCCTTTCCAAATTATGTCACGTCCTATTGTAAAAGCATCCAACGTTTCTATTAAATCCATAATTTATGAACGTAATATGAATATCTAAATTGATTCTGAATCACTcgcatataaatgttttatttacgaaAAGATCATGATTCATTGagattaaaagtgtatttttatttcgtgGATTTTTTTACTGggaattttatatgtaaagacaaaaaatatcCCATCTAAGGCTATATTCTATTTAACACGTATTTCATACATACAGACGACATACTTTACCATTGACAAGTAAAATTCAAATTGTCGTAGCGTCATGGTTACTGGTTGTTAGACGCCACAATAACACACTGGCCAAGAAAATTAGCCACGTTCCGTCCGAATGCTTGTTTCCTCCATATACGAAGTATATACTCTATACATCCATTTCATATATCCTGTAATAACTAGAGTGCGGCCTTACATTAAATGTTCACATTTTTGGGGAAccacataacataacataattacCAAAAGTAAGTAATCCAAACTTTAAGAGTAGTACATTTTGTAACTCTCCAAATGTTACGTTATGTTGCTTGTTAACTAAGAACGATGTAAATCTGACAGCAAGGAAAATAGAACTCAACACCTTAATCTTATAATTCCATAAATCTTGTGGGTTGCTGCAAGCGATGATTGATGTGATGATTCTATCTGAGCGCAAATCACTGGGAGTTCCTTCAAAACGTGACATTACAACGGTACTTCTTCATCGAGTGATCTATACCGCTATAAATCATTGAAAGATTTGCCAGATGGTTAAATCTCGCAGTTACTAAGTACCCCCAAGGCGTAAAAGTTGTACATTCTGATGTGTTTTATTTGGGGatgtacttttattattgtattacccTCTTGAAACACTATACTATACTTATAACCTAATATTAGATgttgtatatgttattttatcaCCATTATGGTTACAATAATACTCAATATGGAGAACTTTATCTGAAAGTTACATCTTGGATAGCGACAAGACTGGTCTTCAACCGGTGCTCAAAAATCTCCAGTTGGCCACCTCGAGCATGTGGTCAAAGAATAGCCGCCGTCCGGCTTACAATAGCCAGTGCGTTCACCCACAACAAGAATGGCGCTCCATTACGAAATTTAATCCTGGCCTCCATTCACTTGATTAAACGCCAATGTTAATGCCACCGGTCTTTGTTGGGGTCGATCAATCTGCGAACGGTTGTGTTTTGGTTCATCGGACGACCTGAAACTGGTTTTAACCGTTGGCGAGGTTGTGGTCGCTCGCCACACAGACTTTGCTCAATATCTTCATTATTATCCGACCCGGAGGACCAGATTTGCGACCGCATCTCGGCTCAAGGTCACACCTTCAAACGGTACTCCCCAGTGGACATGTGTTTTCGTGGCCAATCTTGATTCAGGTCTGTCCGTGACTGActtcttataattatattaattcgtCCATCCTTTGATTAATTGTAGCTTCCACAGAGCGAACAGGTTCTCACAGTATAACATGAATATTAAGTGATGTAATGATTTATAACTGTTGTCTCTGAAAAATCAGTAATTATTGTATTCATACTGGTGTACGTTTCTTTTCACATTTCTATAAATGCAATgctaaattttaatctatttgcTTAAAAGCAAATGTTTCATTCGCATATTTCAACTGTTTTTATGTGTTTCAGGATGGGATTTTGCAAGACCCTGCTTCTGTCTACGCTGCTTGGTCTGGCGGTGGGAAACCCTTTGGACAGGCATGTGGACAAGAGGGACACTTCAAGTCATCAGATTATCGAAATTCCTCACCACTCTGTCAAGACTGAAGATGCACCTCGCCACCTCGATACTCATTCACCTAGTTTTTCTTACGTTGGGCATCATCAAACCTCCAGCGTGGGTAATACTCCTACAGAGAAAGCTCTTGGTGATCGTAACGATATCCCTCAAACAATTCAGCCCAGGAGAAAGCAGACAGTAAAATTAACTGATCAAGCCAAGAGAAGGCAGGCCGTGGGGAGAAAAGGCACGAAGAAAGGGAAAAAGTCCAATGTTGAACTTTTACACCACCTGGGGATGGCAAAGATTCACTCTCCAGTTGTCAATCATCACCGGAAACGCCTTGCCAGTCAGTCCCGAAAGACACACCACCAGAAGAGCAACAGTGATTCAAAAATGTTCGTCATCAAACTTCCGCCGAACCCTTACTACTACGCTCACCACGACCTGAACGGTGTCGATGTAGTCGAGTCCCAGCCCAAGTCGGTCAACACCCTCCCAGTGAATTTCAACACCAACGGAAAACCCTCAAGGGTATATCACTGGAACATACCTGTTCTCAAGAAGATGGTAGCTAGGAAAGCAGGATCTTCCAAGTCCACGATATTCGCGGACAGTGACATATTTAACATCGACAAACAGGCCACATGGAATGAGACAGACGACGACAAGTTACTTTACAGGAAGGCGACGTACTACGGACCCAAGAAGTCGAAACATACATTCAGGAAATATTTCGCTGGAAACGGAAAACCGCATTCCTTCTACGTCATGGAGAAGAGCAAGAAACCAGCAACTGTGCACAGGTTGCTCCCTTGAAAAACTCGTGTACGAGTTCATCTTTCGTAGACTAGCTAGTACTGTAAATAGTTGTTTTCATGAAAGATATTTGTGATTTCCCTTCATTTTGcaagtattcatatttattagaaaattcgTTGTAAAAGAACGTggatgtttttaaagaaaaagaatcAGATTTGCTAGACcattatgtttttattacctCCACGGCCTGAACATGAAAAGGTTTAATGCACTGGAAACATGAAGAAAAACGCTATTTCTGTTGCGGGCGGCATTAAATTCTTCTCTCACTCTTCATTAACTCCGTTCGCATTGTGTGGGACCACCAGTGCCACCCCCTACGTTTATGGTTACTACTACCCATTTTTATTCGGTAAAACCATAACGTGTAGCTAAATTTCTTCCTAAAATCTTTAAATGTTGTAATGTCCAAATCGAGAATAACAaacttgtttatgtttatactggcCAGCCAATGTTTACCGAATACAATGAGAATATCGTGTATTACTTGCTCTCCTTGAACCTATATTTATCTCCGAATTATCATGTGAATTACAAGTTCCAAAACGCATCCATCAGACTACCCAACGGACTGTCCTCTGACTTTAAAATTTAGGTATGCATAACGTGtcaaattgaacaaaaacaacaacatttattggTTTCATACTGAATCGAGGGAGTGGTCGAATCAAATACTTGCAAcggttttgaaacaaaaattccGAATTGGTTTAAAGTACCTGATTGTTGGTCTTAGCAAATGGATTGATGCTATTAACATTGATAGTATGTTGGACAGTTTTTAGGTTAAAAAGTAGTAGGAGAGAAGAAGTAAGATCCGTTACGAAGATGGAGCAAAGTGGTCGTAAATAACACGCGCAAATAGACCACAAGCAATCGAGGAGAAAAACACCCGTGTTGTGGTCAGATACGAAATTAAATTCACACGGACGGCTGaatagacagacggacggacagacagactgacCAATCTTACGAAGCGAGACAATATGTGGAAACGGCCCTTAGGGAATTTTGGAGATTACAGTTACCCTCTAAATTATTCTCGACAGCTGTTGTCGTTGCGGATTGAACGTTTCTtgcaaataacttttatttattggggtgtaaaatctttaacagaaacttaaaaaactcaaaagttcaaattgatacatttaattaataacaataaatagaggTACAAAATCGTCTTCAACCTTCACAGCATTATAAACTAAGTGTTATTTTTGTTCATTCGACTCGggtcttttgtttttttatgtttgttatttgttttaaaacaaattaacttaaGTTTCAATTATAACAGATAAGTAACACATCTAAGTTTAACTATTGTTCGCAAGTCGAAAACATCGCTAGTGTTTCTAAATCAATTGGCTGTATCTTGTTTACATACGCTGCACCTAGCTGTTCACTTTATTTAGGCACTCgaaatcacaaatatttttcagtaaagaCACATCTTGATTTATTTCGTAGCTTTCTTCCTAgagaagaaaataaatcaaaacaatgtaatatactgGGAGAATAACAACCTTGTCGATAACTAActaattaaaccaaatttaaaaaattataagaattagACATTgtgttcaaaaacaaaaataatttatttagttacatcATATGCATacaaaagttttacttaaaaactataaaacaacattgagttactacaattattttatttattagttaataataatttgattattgattgatatgtattaatttattcattacatctaaaaaatataaacaaattatgttgtatttcTGTTCTGTAATAATGCTTTAATCAAAGTGGTTTAAAATTCTATcgtaattgatttattttattacatatcatatttctgaacaatatatttaagagaTTAAATCTGTAACATGGGAAAACGGTGttcaaaaaccatttaaatagctttattttaaagaaaacatgtGCTAGACCACatgaaattatatattcattacatttgtCTAATTGGCattagccttattttatttcaataaaaattgaatcacataAAGCACATGCTCCGTTGGGACTGGAACTCGGATCTCTTACTTGCTGGTAAGTGAGAGGTCCGCTTTCGAATCTCGGCGGAACATTAACTTTttgtgaattaatatttattgaacaaatatatatatatatatatatatatatatatatatatatatatatatatatatatatcttgcaATTTTTCCCCCAATACATAGTGCAATGTAAGAGGATTCTCAGTTTTCTATGaacacaaaattcaaatatttttactactaCGCGAGGAGCTATGTGCACTTAAAGTTGGAACTTTGGCCACTATTCGTAGCCGGGGAgaaataaaaacagctaaaggtaaaaattaaaattatgtatattagttACACTTGATGAAATTACATgatttataatgatttataacTGAAGAAAACAagaatttgttatgaaaaataaataatttagaaaaattaattacgtttttattcaatattactcaatttatttattttttatgatcaaaatacgtgtaatttacaacaatttatcttttaGATAAATGTCGTAAAGTTTATATCCTTATCTTCACTTAAAATTTCTTTAACTACTACATACATCGCCTTCAATTCCTCGTGTTTTGGTAagatactttttgtattttttcctgTTTTCGGGAATTTATATTAAAGAACTATGATgaaaaactttgttaatattcaaataatctgTATTCAACATATCACCAATAGCACCAATTTCATTACTGCAATCACAATAAATGCTAGTTATGTGTGTGgatttacatataaaatgatGTAATTCTCTCACTGTTCAAAAcgttttatagaataaatactGAGAGTGAGCTTGGTTCTGCAGCTATCAAGTGTTCACAATTGTTTCCACGgttatacaaaactttttatagaGTAAATACTGAGAGTAAGCTTGGTTCTACAGCTATTAAGTGTTTACAATTGTTTCCACTGTTATACAAAACTTTGTATAGAGTAAATACTGAGAGTAAGCTTGGTTCTGCAGCTATCAGGTGTTAACAATTGTTTCCAGGGttatacaaaactgtttataGAGTAAATACTGAGAGTAAGCTTGGTTCTGCAGCTATCAGGTGTTCACAATTGTTTCCACGGTCatacaaaactttttatagaGTAAATACTGAGAGTAAGCTTGGTTTTACAGCTATCAGGTGTTAACATTATTGTATTCACggtttacaaaactgtttatagaGTAAATACTGAGAGTAAGCTTGGTTCTGCAGCTATCAGGtgttaacaatttattgtttccAGGGttatacaaaactgtttataGAGTAAATACTGAGAGTAAGCTTGGTTTTACTGCTATGAGGTGTTCACTATTGTATTCACGGTTATACAAGTAGCAGAACACCGAGGATTAGACTAGTATACAAAAAGAGaccacattaataatattaataaattatgtataaatagatttttaaaggtttttgaaaCTGAGTTCCGAGTTTTCAGTCAAAAATACATACTGCTATACTGCATTGCaatctcaaataaattttttattaccttattatATACTCTATCAAAATCATAGAAACTACAAACAAATTAATCAgaccatttttttttataatatacgttTATAAATTAGCTATctcactaataatatttttctaacagtattgcattaataatgtttataatcactcagtcaattttcataaaaatgatgATTTCATCCATCCGGGGTCCAAGttcctattttgaaaatattctgatacggaaataatttctttttaataataacttttgtatCCAACAGTTAAATAGCAATATAACTTAGTACTAATTTGTGccagtatatttatttacattgcattGTTTGTTTAAGCATTGAAGgtgcaataaattattgttttagctgTAGGAGTTGTAAATACTAAAGTAAGGTTTATGATAATTAAGTATTAACATGTCAAGAGTCTATATAATTCACATTAACTATAGGATAAGGCCTGTTTCATAGCATTGACATATAGTATATTTTAGTCCTTGGTAACGCATGAAGACTTTCCATAGACATCGTCATTcgttttcaaaaatacaa from Homalodisca vitripennis isolate AUS2020 chromosome 2, UT_GWSS_2.1, whole genome shotgun sequence encodes the following:
- the LOC124354472 gene encoding uncharacterized protein LOC124354472 → MGFCKTLLLSTLLGLAVGNPLDRHVDKRDTSSHQIIEIPHHSVKTEDAPRHLDTHSPSFSYVGHHQTSSVGNTPTEKALGDRNDIPQTIQPRRKQTVKLTDQAKRRQAVGRKGTKKGKKSNVELLHHLGMAKIHSPVVNHHRKRLASQSRKTHHQKSNSDSKMFVIKLPPNPYYYAHHDLNGVDVVESQPKSVNTLPVNFNTNGKPSRVYHWNIPVLKKMVARKAGSSKSTIFADSDIFNIDKQATWNETDDDKLLYRKATYYGPKKSKHTFRKYFAGNGKPHSFYVMEKSKKPATVHRLLP